Proteins encoded in a region of the Pelobates fuscus isolate aPelFus1 chromosome 11, aPelFus1.pri, whole genome shotgun sequence genome:
- the LOC134577556 gene encoding uncharacterized protein C12orf50 homolog isoform X2, giving the protein MSCPFTHKKARYINCLFLPPTICNPDLEQNKELAGAFEEEEALLLMEDILVLPNHPPVVVDLTLDDESDDDWEEELNICLPYKKEKTPDEAKEEELILELCRKSGEFYKMPRIHTSETLLKNEEIVAYAEHSEEKAEE; this is encoded by the exons ATGAGCTGCCCCTTTACTCACAAGAAAGCTCGCTACATTAATTGCCTTTTTTTGCCACCTACTATTT GTAACCCTGATTTAGAACAAAACAAGGAGTTGGCTGGGGCGTTTGAAGAGGAAGAAGCTTTGCTGTTGATGGAAGATATATTAGTTTTACCGAACCATCCACCAGTAGTTGTAGATCTTACTTTGGATGATGAAAGTGATGATGACTGGGAGGAAGAATTAAACATCT GTCTGCcatataagaaagaaaaaacaccagATGAGGCGAAGGAAGAAGAGCTTATACTAGAGCTTTGCAGAAAATCAG GAGAATTTTATAAGATGCCAAGAATACATACTTCAGAGACattattgaag AATGAAGAAATAGTGGCATATGCTGAACATTCTGAAGAAAAAGCAGAAGaatag
- the LOC134577556 gene encoding uncharacterized protein C12orf50 homolog isoform X1, which produces MDSVSYICNVIPVPCYWEERPNGCVKMSCPFTHKKARYINCLFLPPTICNPDLEQNKELAGAFEEEEALLLMEDILVLPNHPPVVVDLTLDDESDDDWEEELNICLPYKKEKTPDEAKEEELILELCRKSGEFYKMPRIHTSETLLKNEEIVAYAEHSEEKAEE; this is translated from the exons ATGGATTCAGTCTCATATAT CTGCAATGTTATTCCAGTCCCCTGTTATTGGGAAGAACGACCAAATGGATGTGTGAAAATGAGCTGCCCCTTTACTCACAAGAAAGCTCGCTACATTAATTGCCTTTTTTTGCCACCTACTATTT GTAACCCTGATTTAGAACAAAACAAGGAGTTGGCTGGGGCGTTTGAAGAGGAAGAAGCTTTGCTGTTGATGGAAGATATATTAGTTTTACCGAACCATCCACCAGTAGTTGTAGATCTTACTTTGGATGATGAAAGTGATGATGACTGGGAGGAAGAATTAAACATCT GTCTGCcatataagaaagaaaaaacaccagATGAGGCGAAGGAAGAAGAGCTTATACTAGAGCTTTGCAGAAAATCAG GAGAATTTTATAAGATGCCAAGAATACATACTTCAGAGACattattgaag AATGAAGAAATAGTGGCATATGCTGAACATTCTGAAGAAAAAGCAGAAGaatag